One Carassius gibelio isolate Cgi1373 ecotype wild population from Czech Republic chromosome A7, carGib1.2-hapl.c, whole genome shotgun sequence DNA window includes the following coding sequences:
- the LOC128016311 gene encoding iroquois-class homeodomain protein IRX-6-like, whose amino-acid sequence MVTKEAAMSFSQFGYPYNATSQFFVSANPSTTCCDTISRSVTEGSSASQTAASFCCPSYENRLLASTRTELNAALGMYGSPYAAAAAAAGQNYANYFPYSAEPSAIYSSLNPQYEIKEGSSSHHFTINQPAAFYPYDHSLGQYQYDRYGTVDFNGSTRRKNATRETTSTLKTWLYEHRKNPYPTKGEKIMLAIITKMTLTQVSTWFANARRRLKKENKMTWSPKNKAGDDRKEDLNKSDPDSITKDSKDGKDERDLQFSDLDDIEDEDCDKLDSDCEKSGQDDLSTSSLPKRDCNSDLPLHSNFPSFTCGLKSLGALNPDYLDSLGSKPHQPSPQSTSINTVALSHFESSEKPRIWSLARTAAAGVVLGTQHGGDVRTGPVDCQMQGVRLPTVVGVQCGQLKGLQDPTSLSNMESLYQEGLQGLHKAYSSGSYKSLQLHSSAYPGLTESCQYSSMEGFTSAGKTETESSELNDNCPTIQDVKTTAFRPVMKR is encoded by the exons ATGGTAACAAAAGAAGCAGCTATGTCTTTCTCTCAGTTTGGATATCCTTACAATGCAACTTCTCAG TTTTTCGTGTCGGCAAACCCCAGTACGACTTGCTGCGATACGATTTCCAGGTCGGTGACGGAAGGATCGAGCGCGTCTCAGACCGCAGCCTCCTTCTGCTGTCCCTCCTATGAGAACCGGCTGCTGGCTAGCACGCGGACCGAGCTCAACGCCGCGCTCGGGATGTACGGCTCTCCCTACGCAGCAGCAGCGGCCGCAGCCGGTCAGAACTACGCCAATTACTTTCCGTACAGCGCCGAGCCCTCTGCCATCTACTCCAGCCTG aaCCCACAATATGAAATCAAAGAGGGGTCAAGCAGTCATCATTTCACTATAAACCAGCCTGCTGCCTTCTATCCATATGACCACTCACTGGGCCAGTACCAGTATGACAG GTATGGGACCGTTGATTTTAATGGGTCAACCCGGAGAAAAAATGCCACGCGGGAGACAACAAGTACTCTTAAAACATGGCTTTATGAACATCGGAAGAACCCATATCCTACAAAGGGTGAAAAGATCATGCTGGCCATTATCACCAAAATGACTCTCACGCAAGTGTCTACCTGGTTTGCCAATGCTAGAAGGagactaaaaaaagaaaacaaaatgaccTGGTCCCCCAAAAACAAAGCGGGCGATGACAGAAAGGAAGATCTCAATAAGAGTGACCCAGACAGTATTACCAAAG ACTCCAAAGACGGTAAGGATGAGCGGGACCTGCAGTTCAGTGACCTGGATGACATAGAGGACGAGGACTGTGACAAGCTGGACAGTGACTGTGAGAAATCAGGTCAAGATGACCTCTCGACTTCCTCCCTTCCAAAGAGGGACTGTAACTCTGACCTTCCTCTCCACTCGAACTTTCCATCTTTTACCTGTGGTCTAAAGAGTTTGGGGGCTCTAAACCCTGACTACCTGGATTCTCTGGGCTCCAAACCACATCAGCCCTCACCTCAGTCCACCTCTATCAACACTGTGGCACTCTCTCACTTTGAGTCATCAGAGAAGCCCCGGATCTGGTCGCTGGCACGTACAGCCGCCGCAGGGGTTGTATTAGGCACGCAACATGGTGGGGATGTACGGACTGGGCCTGTGGACTGTCAGATGCAGGGAGTCAGGTTGCCAACTGTTGTAGGAGTGCAGTGTGGACAGCTAAAGGGCCTTCAGGACCCTACCAGCCTAAGCAATATGGAAAGCCTTTACCAAGAAGGACTGCAGGGGTTACACAAGGCATACAGTAGTGGGAGCTACAAGTCCCTCCAACTCCACTCTTCCGCCTATCCTGGACTGACCGAATCCTGCCAGTATTCCTCAATGGAAG GCTTCACCAGTGcaggaaagacagagacagaatcCAGTGAGCTCAACGACAATTGTCCAACAATCCAGGATGTCAAAACCACAGCATTCAGACCTGTGATGAAGAGGTGA